A genome region from Coffea arabica cultivar ET-39 chromosome 7e, Coffea Arabica ET-39 HiFi, whole genome shotgun sequence includes the following:
- the LOC113701938 gene encoding lysM domain receptor-like kinase 4 produces MNEYLICFFLIVGHLASRLNGQQQYSGNSVLSCNNTDKKGPSPAFLYSCNGEKHFCPAFLIFRSQSTYNSATAISNLTSSSAVELARINNISISGVLPQSREVIVPVNCSCSGQYYQANASYLIQSDYDTYYTIANNTYQGLSTCDALKRENPYDALDIGPGMTLRVPLRCACPSKNQTRNGIKFLLTYLVTWNDNIADLSYRFNVTARSLADANGFSEKDPVLYPFTTILIPLSGEPFSSQPTVYSSVDAPSPSTPPRRRKESQIGIYIGIAAGSSFGILSCVLFLIFSHFVRGKINEASLKNKDGNKMQNLPANILDKIADFDQELKIYEFEELEAATGNFSPQKKLSDSVY; encoded by the coding sequence ATGAACGAGTATTTAATCTGTTTCTTCTTGATTGTGGGGCATTTGGCTTCCAGGTTGAATGGCCAACAACAGTATTctggaaattctgttttgagcTGCAACAACACCGATAAAAAAGGACCATCTCCAGCATTCTTATATTCCTGCAATGGCGAAAAGCATTTTTGCCCAGCATTTCTGATTTTCAGATCTCAATCAACTTATAATTCAGCCACCGCCATCTCGAACCTCACATCTTCCTCTGCAGTGGAACTTGCTCGTATCAACAATATCTCGATATCTGGGGTCTTGCCTCAGAGCAGAGAGGTGATTGTTCCCGTCAATTGTTCGTGTTCAGGTCAGTACTACCAGGCTAACGCCTCTTATCTTATCCAGAGTGACTACGATACCTACTATACAATAGCAAACAACACTTATCAGGGGCTTTCGACTTGTGATGCACTTAAACGGGAAAATCCCTACGATGCATTGGACATTGGACCTGGTATGACTTTGCGGGTGCCACTTAGATGCGCATGCCCTTCAAAAAATCAGACAAGAAATGGCATAAAATTTTTGCTGACCTACTTGGTTACTTGGAATGATAACATTGCTGATCTTAGTTACAGGTTTAACGTGACTGCCAGAAGTTTAGCTGATGCCAATGGATTTTCTGAAAAAGATCCAGTTCTTTATCCTTTTACAACTATTCTGATACCTCTGTCAGGTGAACCGTTTAGTTCCCAACCAACGGTTTATTCTTCAGTGGATGCGCCTTCTCCATCCACTCCTCCTAGAAGGCGCAAGGAGTCCCAAATAGGGATTTATATTGGGATAGCGGCTGGAAGCTCTTTTGGTATTCTCTCTTGTgtcttgtttcttatcttttcccATTTCGTGCGAGGCAAAATTAATGAAGCTTCTTTGAAGAACAAAGACGGGAACAAGATGCAGAATTTACCTGCAAATATTCTGGATAAAATTGCTGATTTTGATCAGGAGCTGAAAATTTATGAATTTGAAGAACTGGAGGCAgcaactggaaatttttccccaCAGAAGAAGCTGAGTGACTCTGTCTATTGA
- the LOC113701939 gene encoding lysM domain receptor-like kinase 10, with the protein MSLEEMIELLAANVSRIQQETQRMGEEMKEARREWAFETSKLISPVWGYYRGVLRGKLVAIKRMSKDVRREVKILQKINHFNLISLYGVCERNGVYHLAYEFMENGSVKQWLKEKGFPEIQSWNTRIRIALDIANGLDYLHNFTAPAYVHKDINSGNILLNGDLRAKIANFSFAKSSEGGEFSNSSSTTFFPGKKGYMAPEYLEDQKVGPKIDVYAFGVVLLELITGRDAIFVEGGQDVLLSEAVISVMAATDAEYAIGDLIDSCLQVKHPIGYIIDHSELALRLIKLSVACLAREPSERLTMAEVISRLMKIQLDVQKTEYSFSIV; encoded by the exons atgtctcttgaagagaTGATAGAATTACTAGCTGCTAATGTATCTCGAATTCAGCAGGAGACACAAAGGATGGGTGAAGAGATGAAAGAAGCAAGGCGTGAATGGGCATTTGAAACGAGCAAATTGATTTCTCCA GTGTGGGGGTACTATCGTGGTGTTCTTCGTGGGAAATTGGTGGCCATTAAAAGGATGAGCAAAGATGTCAGGCGGGAAGTCAAAATTCTTCAAAAGATAAACCACTTCAACTTGATTAGCCTCTATGGTGTGTGCGAGCGTAATGGTGTTTACCACCTTGCTTATGAGTTCATGGAAAATGGATCCGTGAAGCAATGGCTCAAGGAAAAGGGTTTCCCTGAGATTCAAAGTTGGAATACTAGAATTCGTATTGCTCTAGATATTGCTAACGGGCTCGACTATCTTCACAATTTCACTGCTCCAGCATATGTGCACAAGGACATAAATAGTGGCAATATTTTACTTAATGGTGATCTGAGGgccaaaattgcaaattttaGCTTTGCTAAGTCATCTGAAGGAGGTGAATTTAGCAATTCATCGTCTACCACATTTTTTCCGGGAAAAAAAGGTTATATGGCACCGGAATACTTGGAAGATCAAAAGGTAGGTCCTAAAATAGATGTTTATGCCTTCGGGGTTGTTCTTCTCGAGTTGATCACTGGAAGAGATGCCATATTTGTAGAAGGTGGCCAAGATGTTCTGCTTTCTGAAGCAGTAATCTCAGTCATGGCTGCCACAGATGCAGAATATGCTATTGGAGACCTTATAGATTCTTGCCTGCAAGTAAAGCATCCTATTGGTTACATCATTGATCATTCAGAACTTGCTCTTCGCCTGATAAAATTAAGTGTAGCATGCTTGGCTAGAGAGCCGTCAGAAAGACTAACCATGGCTGAAGTAATTTCTAGATTAATGAAAATTCAGTTAGATGTCCAAAAAACAGAATACTCCTTTTCTATAGTATAG
- the LOC140010974 gene encoding serine/threonine receptor-like kinase NFP, whose protein sequence is MAAFLLSMQAFFFQFLVLSASNVSAQSTTTADTDFSCSANSTQMCNTFVTYRAWSPDYLDLGRVSDLFGTSRLNIAKASQLVSENAQLVPKQLLLIPIKCSCNGSYFFSNVSYQIKRDDSFYSVSTHAFQNLTKYQYAEEMNPTVNPVNLTIGAELVFPLLCKCPAQSDLQKGFQYLITYVWQPGDEVLPMSAMFNTSPIAIDAENNHRNFSAAACLPVLIPVQKPLVLQTFPPPPSTRKSKHKRTLIVVLTISVAVLLILLASLSRIHILLKRRKAMGCNSSSVETSDLLRTRRASFESKTNQDKILPGVSGYLGKLIVYEMEVIMEATLELSEQYRIGGSVYQAKIHDQIFAVKKTKDATEELNILQKVSHANLLKLMGISADHQRTFFLVFEYAENGSLDRWLFHKSSPSSGSISVLNWSQRVNIALDVANGLQYMHEHTQPSMVHRDIRASNILLDSKFKAKIGNFSLARPATSPTVLKVDVFAFGVVLLELISGRKSMETKNNGEIVMLWKEINGILEVEEEKEERLRRWIDPHLETFYPIDGALSLASLARACTSDKSFERPKMAEVVFHLCVLSQSSSGIHERSWTFGEADEAIQFVTPIIAR, encoded by the coding sequence ATGGCTGCCTTTCTTCTCTCCATGCAAGCAttctttttccaatttctcgTCTTGTCAGCCTCAAATGTATCTGCTCAGTCGACTACTACTGCAGATACAGACTTCTCATGTTCTGCAAACTCAACTCAAATGTGCAACACATTTGTCACGTACCGCGCTTGGTCTCCCGATTATCTTGATTTGGGGCGTGTTTCTGATCTCTTTGGTACAAGCCGTTTGAACATTGCAAAAGCCAGCCAGCTGGTGTCCGAAAATGCTCAACTTGTACCTAAGCAACTCTTGCTGATACCAATCAAGTGTAGTTGCAATGGATCTTACTTCTTCTCGAATGTTAGCTACCAGATCAAGAGAGATGATAGCTTTTATTCAGTTTCAACCCATGCTTTCCAAAACCTGACAAAGTATCAGTATGCCGAAGAGATGAACCCCACTGTGAATCCTGTGAACTTGACAATTGGTGCAGAACTGGTCTTCCCTTTGCTCTGTAAGTGCCCAGCACAGTCTGATTTACAGAAAGGATTCCAATATCTTATTACCTATGTATGGCAACCAGGTGATGAAGTACTTCCTATGAGTGCCATGTTTAACACATCACCAATAGCTATTGATGCGGAAAACAATCATCGCAACTTTTCTGCTGCAGCATGTCTTCCGGTTCTAATACCGGTGCAAAAGCCACTTGTATTGCAAACTTTCCCCCCTCCTCCTTCAACTAGAAAATCCAAACATAAGAGGACTCTTATTGTTGTTTTAACTATTTCCGTGGCTGTTTTACTGATATTATTAGCTTCTTTGTCACGCATCCATATTTTATTGAAGAGAAGGAAAGCAATGGGATGTAATTCCTCCTCCGTGGAAACTTCTGACCTTCTCAGGACAAGGAGAGCTTCCTTTGAGTCAAAGACAAATCAGGATAAGATCCTTCCTGGAGTTTCTGGCTATCTAGGCAAGCTGATAGTTTATGAAATGGAAGTAATTATGGAAGCAACATTGGAACTCAGCGAACAGTACAGGATTGGAGGATCTGTATACCAGGCCAAGATACATGATCAGATATTTGCTGTAAAAAAGACCAAAGATGCCACAGAGGAACTGAATATATTACAGAAAGTAAGCCATGCAAATTTGCTCAAGTTAATGGGTATATCAGCAGACCATCAGAGGACCTTCTTCCTAGTTTTCGAATATGCAGAGAATGGGTCGCTGGATCGGTGGTTGTTCCACAAGTCATCACCATCTTCTGGGTCCATTTCAGTCCTGAATTGGAGTCAAAGAGTAAATATTGCTTTAGATGTTGCCAATGGCCTGCAATACATGCACGAGCATACTCAACCAAGTATGGTTCATCGGGATATAAGAGCCAGTAACATACTTCTTGATTCAAAATTTAAGGCCAAGATTGGAAATTTTTCCTTGGCCAGACCTGCTACGAGTCCTACAGTGCTGAAGGTTGATGTATTTGCTTTTGGGGTTGTTCTTTTGGAATTAATTTCGGGAAGGAAATCAATGGAAACAAAAAACAATGGTGAAATAGTGATGTTGTGGAAAGAAATAAACGGAATATTGGAAGTTGAAGAGGAGAAAGAGGAGAGATTAAGGAGATGGATTGATCCACACTTGGAGACCTTTTATCCCATAGATGGAGCTCTGAGCTTGGCAAGCCTGGCAAGAGCCTGCACATCAGACAAGTCTTTTGAGCGACCAAAAATGGCAGAAGTCGTCTTCCACCTGTGTGTTCTCTCTCAATCGTCTTCTGGGATTCATGAGAGGTCTTGGACTTTCGGAGAAGCAGATGAAGCGATTCAGTTTGTCACTCCAATTATAGCTCGTTGA
- the LOC140011133 gene encoding protein DA1-related 1-like, with protein sequence MQSTELRSWYDLGFIRFRGILLILQLFETCRCIIDCIMGWLTKIFKGSSHKLWEGQYHGKYEDDAIWEGPSTSVDVWSDFDNEEIDHAIALSLADEDQRAVAEEEQKASDEEDQRAVAEEDHQEAPEEKDHKGKKVIEDEPNLEEDEQLAKALQESLNVESPPSPPQYDYGSFFPPYQFFYPSGYRICAGCKAEIGHGRFLSCMGATWHPECFRCHACQLPISDYEFSMSENRPYHKSCYKELHHPKCDVCKNFIPTNAAGLIEYRAHPFWLQKYCPSHEHDGTPRCCSCERMEPVDARYLILDDGRKLCLECLDSAIMDTNECQPLYLEIQDFYEGLNMKVEQQVPLLLVERQALNEAMEGEKHGHHHMPETRGLCLSEEQTVSTILRRPRIGGYRIIDMFTEPYRLIRRCEVTAILILYGLPRLLTGSILAHEMMHAWLRLKGYSNLSPEVEEGICQVLAHMWLDSEIIAGSGSNVASTSSSSSSASSSSSSNSSKKGKRSQFEKKLGEFFKHQIESDTSVAYGDGFREGNKAVLKYGLRRTLDHIRLTGCFP encoded by the exons ATGCAATCAACTGAGTTGCGCTCTTGGTACGATCTGGGTTTCATCAGATTCCGAGGGATTCTGCTGATTCTTCAACTGTTTGAG ACCTGCCGGTGTATAATAGATTGCATCATGGGTTGGCTAACCAAGATTTTCAAGGGTTCCAGCCACAAACTCTGGGAAGGGCAATATCATGGAAAATATGAAGATGATGCAATTTGGGAAGGACCTTCTACTTCAGTG GATGTCTGGTCAGATTTTGACAATGAAGAAATTGATCATGCAATAGCGCTTTCTCTTGCAGACGAGGATCAGAGAGCTGTTGCAGAAGAGGAACAAAAAGCTAGTGACGAAGAAGATCAGAGAGCTGTTGCAGAAGAAGATCATCAAGAAGCTCCGGAAGAAAAAGATCACAAAGGGAAGAAAGTGATTG AGGATGAGCCTAATTTGGAGGAAGATGAGCAACTCGCAAAGGCTCTTCAAGAAAGTTTGAATGTGGAGTCTCCACCATCCCCACCTCAATATGATTATGGAAGTTTTTTCCCACCCTATCAGTTCTTCTATCCATCCGGGTACAG GATCTGTGCTGGTTGTAAGGCTGAAATTGGTCATGGACGATTTTTGAGTTGCATGGGAGCTACTTGGCATCCAGAATGCTTTCGGTGTCATGCTTGTCAGCTACCAATATCTGATTATGAG TTTTCAATGTCTGAGAATCGGCCATACCACAAATCCTGTTACAAGGAGCTGCATCACCCTAAATGTGATGTCTGCAAGAATTTT ATCCCAACAAATGCAGCTGGTCTCATCGAGTATAGGGCACATCCTTTCTGGCTACAAAAGTACTGCCCATCTCATGAGCATGATGGAACTCCTCGTTGTTGCAGCTGTGAGAGAATGGAG CCAGTGGATGCCAGATACCTTATCCTTGATGATGGTAGAAAGTTGTGTCTGGAGTGTTTAGACTCTGCAATAATGGACACTAATGAATGCCAACCTCTTTACCTTGAAATACAAGATTTTTATGAAGGTCTAAATATGAAAGTAGAGCAGCAAGTTCCTTTGCTCTTGGTTGAGAGACAAGCACTTAATGAAGCCATGGAAGGAGAAAAGCAT GGTCATCATCACATGCCTGAGACCAGAGGACTTTGCCTGTCAGAAGAACAAACCGTTAGCACT ATTTTAAGGCGGCCAAGAATTGGTGGTTATCGAATAATAGACATGTTCACTGAGCCGTATAGGCTAATCCGCCGATGTGAAGTGACAGCAATCCTCATTTTGTATGGTCTCCCCAG GTTGTTGACTGGGTCCATCTTGGCTCATGAGATGATGCATGCGTGGCTAAGGCTTAAAG GTTACTCCAATCTAAGTCCGGAGGTTGAAGAAGGGATTTGCCAGGTTTTAGCTCATATGTGGCTGGACTCTGAAATCATAGCTGGTTCTGGTAGTAATGTTGCTTCTACTTCTTCATCCTCATCATCTGCCTCCTCCTCGTCCTCTTCAAACTCTTCAAAAAAGGGCAAACGCTCTCAGTTTGAGAAGAAACTTGGCGAGTTCTTCAAACATCAGATCGAGTCAGATACCTCAGTAGCTTATGGAGATGGATTCAGAGAAGGTAACAAGGCAGTTCTCAAGTATGGGCTGAGGAGAACCCTTGATCACATCCGGCTTACTGGATGCTTTCCGTAA